CCGTCAGCCAGCGGTCGGCCAGCAGGTACACCAGCACGCCCGCCGCCTGCAGCGCCTGGCTCACGACGACGACGGCCTTCGGCCCCACCCGGTCCACCAGGCCTCCGGCCAGCGGCGGCGCCAGCAGGCCCACGAGCGTGCCGAGCGTGAGGAGCAGGCCGGCCCTGCCGAGCGGCACCCCGACGACACCCGTCACGTAGACGAGCACGAGCGGCAGCACCAGCCCGGACCCGAGGTTGTCGACGCCGAGCGCCACCAGCAGCGCGTTCCGGCTCCGCGAGGCCCTGGCGTCGTCGCTCACCCGGCCGACGCTACGGACACCCCCGCCCCGGCGGCCGAGTTCCCGCAGACCTCCACAACTCCCGCACGACCACGCACCTGCGCGCCACCTCCCGCCCGAGGGCCGGGCTCAGGCGGCGGGCGCAGGGCGGGCGGCCAGCGCGGCGAAGAACCCGTCCGTCCGGGAGCTGAGCAGCGCGAGCTGGAGCGTGGCCCCCGTCGTCGTCGCCACGGGGATGATCCGCGATCCCGGCCTCACCCCGGCCATGTCCTTCAGCCCCGCCTCGACCTCAGCGGTGAGGTCCACCCCCTGCACAGCGACGCTCACCCGCGTGCCCGGCACGATCTTGAGGCCCATGAGGTACGGGCGGAGGGTCAGCACGCCGGGCTCCGCCACCACGCGACCGTGGCGCCACCTGCGCGACACACCCGGCGCGTCACCACCGACCAGTCGCAGGCCTCCGTCGACGACCCAGCGCTCCACGCCGTCCGCACCGCGACGCACCCGCGGATGGGCGCTGCGGTGGCGGTGGACCAGCGCGGCCACCCAGAGAGCCGCCAGACCGAGGAAGACGAGCACCACCAGCACCAGGAACACCGAGTCGCTCACAGGGACCTCCACGCACGTCAGCGGCGTGGAAGATCCACACCCGATGGCTGCACCGTCGCGGTCGCGGCGGCGGCTGGGCAAGGGCGTGCCGCCGGGCTGACCCGCCTCTGCGGCCGCGGGTGGCCCGGCCGGGTGAACCGACCCCGCAGGAGTCACCACCCGTGCTCCCGGCAGCCGGCGCAGCGGGGTGCGGCAGGATGCGCTGCTGCCCCCCCGCACCGACTCCCCCGCGCGAGGCCAGCCCGATGAGCAGCTCCCCCGTCCCGCCCGAGCTCGCCGAGCTGCGCCGCAGCATCGACAACCTCGACGCGGCGCTCGTGCACACCCTCGCCGAGCGGTTCCGGTGCACCCGGGCCGTCGGCGAGCTCAAGGCGCGGCTCGAGCTGCCCGCCGCGGACCCGGCGCGCGAGGAGCGGCAGATCGCGCGGCTGCGCGCCCTCGCCACCGAGTCGGGGCTGGACGCGGACTTCGCGGAGAAGTTCCTCACCCTGGTCATCGAGGAGGTCATCCGCCACCACCTGCACCTCAGCGGGTCGGCCGACGGACCCGGCGAGGCGCCGTCGGTCAGCCGCTGATGTCGCCGAGCTGCATCCCGTCCCCGAGCTGCAGGGTGCCCCCGTCCAGCACCTCGGCGTAGACGCCCAGGTAGGTGTGGCCGCAGTGCTCGGCCAGCAGGCGCGGCACGGGCAGGTCCCGCTCACCGGTGCCCGGGGAGACCTCGGTGGCGGCGCACCGCTCGGTGATGGCCGTCCCCCGCAGCCGCACCCCGCCGAGGGTGAACTCCCGGCCGAGGAGCTTCAGCTCCCGCCACGGCGGGATGCCGGCGAGGTGCACGTTGCCGCGGAAGCGCAGCGGGTCCACCTCGACGCCCGCGCGGCGGCCGAGGTCGGCCACCGAGGCGAGGTTGATGATCGAGACGAACTCCATGGCGCGGTCGGAGTCCGGGGCCATGTCGGTGAAGCGCCGGCCCTCCTCCCGCGCCACCACGGGGACGACGCCGTCGGGCAGCTCCAGGACGCGGGCGAGCAGCGCCGCGGCGTCGGCCCGGCCGGCCTCGGTGGTGAGGTCCGCTGTGAGCCTCTCGCCCCCGGCGTCCGCGGTGAGCACGCCGGTGTCGCCGTCGACGTGGGTGCGCACCCCCGCGAGCGCGGCCTCCTGGGCCAGCACGTAGTAGTGGCGCTTGGCGATGCCGCGCTGCAGTCCCGGGGCGTAGGCGCCGTCCGGCCTGGCGAGGGCGAAGACCCTGTCGCCGGGGAACGCGCGCCCGGGCTCCAGCCGCACGGAGGTCAGCGGCTGCGGGCTGAGCCCTTTGACCGGGTAGACGAACAGCCCGTCGACGCGTCCGCTCACCCGCGCCATCCTCCGCCTCGCCGCTGGTCGTGGGCGTCCTGGGGTGGGTCCGCCCAGCCGGGGTCCGCGTCGGCTCCGGGGCCGGGCGCGGGGCCCGCGGCAGCCGTCCCGCGACCGCCCGCGTCGTCGTCGTCCCCGGTCACCGCGGAGGACGACGACGCGAGCGCGCGCGGGCGTGAGGTGCGCACCGCGCCCCGGTCTCAGACGTGGACGGCGGGGACGCCAGCGTCCGAGGCGCCGGAGACGCGCGTGCCTCGCGGCACGGCCACGGCGGCTGCGACCGCCGCGAGCACGAGCAGGGCGGCGCCGCCCCAGAAGACCACGGCGTAGCCGTCCACGAGGCGCTCCGGGGCGCCGGTGGTCCCGGCCACCGCCACGTACGCCGTGGTGAGCACGGCCAGGCCCACCGAGCCGCCGAGCTGGTTGGCCGCGGTGACGGCCGCCGAGGCTGCGCCGGAGTCGCGGGCGTCCACGCCGAGCAGGGCCACGTTCTGCAGCGGCACCAGCGTCAGGCCCATGCCCACGCCGAAGACGAGCAGGCCGGGCAGCACCTGCGTCCAGTAGCTGCCGCCCACGCTGACCTGGGTGAGCAGCCCGACGCCGAGCGCGCCCACCAGCGGTCCCACCACGAGCTGGCGGCGCGGACCGAGCCGGTCGAGCATGCGGGCCGCCTGCGGGACGGTCGCGGAGATGGCGAGGGTGATGGGCAGGGTGCCCAGGCCCGACAGCAGCGGGCTGAGCTGCAGCACCACCTGCAGGTGGAAGGTGAGGTAGAGCATCGCGCCCACCATCACCGCGCCCACGAGGGCCTGGACGGCCAGGGCGCCGGCGCGCACGCGGTCGGTGACCACGCGCAGCGGCAGCAGGGGGTGGGCGCTGCGGTGCTCGACCAGCACGAACAGCGCCAGCAGCAGCGCCCCGGCGGCCACCAGGACCACGGCGAGGGCGGTGCGCGAGGCGTCCTCGAACGCCGTCAGCCCGTAGACGAGCAGCCCGAACCCGGCGGTCACCGCGACGGCGCCGGGCACGTCGTACCGGCGTTCACCGGCGGCGCGGCTCTCCTGGAGCAGCAGCGCCCCGGCGACCACCCCGGCGAGGACGAACGGCACGTTCACCAGCAGGCACCACCGCCAGGACAGCAGGTCGGTGAGCACGCCGCCGCCGAGCAGGCCCACCGCGGCGCCCGCCCCCGAGACGGCGCCGAAGACGGCGAACGCGCGGGTGCGCTCGGGGCCGCCGGGGAACGTGGTGGTGAGGATGGCCAGGGCAGCGGGCGCCATGAGAGCGGCGAACACGCCCTGCCCGGCGCGGGCGAGCACCAGCTCGGCGCCGGTGCCGGCGAGGCCTCCCCACACGGAGGCGGCGCCGAACCCGACGAGCCCCGCGAGGAAGGTGCGCTTGCGCCCGGCGAAGTCGGCGACGCGCCCGCCGAGCAGCAGCAGCGCGCCGAACGCGAGGGCGTACGCCGTCACCACCCACTGGCGCGCGGAGTCCGACAGGCCCAGGTCGGCCTGGGCGTGCGGCAGCGCCACCCCGACGATCGTGCCGTCGAGGACCACGAGCAGCTGGGTGACGGAGGTGATGACCAGCACCCACGTCGCGCGGCGGCCGGAGCCGTCCGGGCGGGGGGCTGCGGGGACAGGCCCCGAGGGCGGTGCGACCCGGGGGTCGGTGGAGGTGGGCACAGCGGCGCTCCTTCGAAGATCGAGGGTGCCGTCGGCGGGGTTTCCAGCCCGGACCGCCCCGGAGGGCGACCACTCCGGCACGACGCGGCCGGACGATCAACGGAAGGGGTGCGGGCCGCCAGCTCTCGCCGGACCGAGTCCGCACGCCGGTGCTCAGGGTACCGGTCGCCGTCCGCCCGGCGCGGTAGCCGCTCGCGAGGCGCCGACGGGAGCGCGGTGGTTGGCTCGCCGGATGCGCATCTTCTTCACCGGCGGCAGCGGCAAGGCCGGACACCACGTGGCGCCCTTCCTCGCCTCGCAGGGACACCACGTCACCAACGCCGACCTCACCGCGCTGCGCCACGCGGACGTCACGGACCTGCGGGTGGACCTCACCGACGCCGGCCAGGTGTACTCGGCGATGGCGGGCACCCCCTCCGGCGCCGACCTGGACGGCCCGGCCCGGTCGACGGGCACCGCCTCGGCCTACGACGCCGTCGTCCACTACGCCGCCATCCCCAGCGAGTTCATCGCGCCGGACGCCACCACGTTCGCCACCAACACCACCGCCCACTACAACGTGCTCGAGGCGGCCACCCGGCTCGGCATCCGCAAGGTGGTGTTCGCCTCCTCGGAGACCACGTACGGCATCTGCTTCGCCCAGGGCGAGCGCAAGCCGCTGTACGTGCCGGTGGACGAGGAGCACCCGGTGGTCCCGGAGGACTCCTACGCGATGTCCAAGGTGGCCGGGGAGGTGGTGTCGCGCTCCTTCCAGGCCCGCTCCGGCGCCGACGTGTACGGCCTGCGGATCAACAACGTCATCGAGCCGCACGAGTACGCCGAGAAGTTCCCGGCCTTCCTGGCCGACCCCTCGCTGCGGCGCCGCAACGTCTTCGCCTACATCGACACCCGCGACCTGGGCCAGATGACGCTGCGCGCGCTGGAGACCGACGGGCTCGGCTTCCAGGTGTTCAACGTGGCCAACGCGGACATGTCGGTGGCCGCGACCACGCAGGAGGTCATCGAGCGGTTCTACAGCGGCGTGGAGGTGCGCCGCGAGATGGGCCGCGACGAGACCTTCTACAGCATCGACAAGGCCCGTGAGCTGCTCGGCTACGCGCCGCAGCACTCCTGGCGGGACGTGCTGGCCGACCCGCGCGCCGGGGCCTGACGGCACCTCGCGGGGGCCTGGGTAGCGTCTCCAGGCCCCCGCGCCCCGGACGGTCCCGGGCCATCGCGCGACACGACCGACACCTGCGGAGCAGCCGTGATCCACCTCGACAGCCCCGACGACCCGCGCCTGGTCGACTACACCGGCCTCACGGACGTGGCCCTGCGCCGCGTCCGCGAGCCCGCCGAGGGCCTGTTCATCGCCGAGTCCAGCCAGGTCATCCGGCGCGCGCTGCACGCCGGGCACCGGCCGCGCTCCCTGCTGACCGCGCCGCGCTGGCTGCCGGACCTCACCGACGTCCTCAGCGCCTGCGAGGACGCCGACGCCGAGGTGTTCGTGGCCGAGGAGCCCGTGCTCGAGGCCATCACCGGCTTCCACGTCCACCGGGGCGCCATCGCCTCCATGCACCGCCCGGCGCCCGCGCCCGTGGCGGACCTGCTGCGCGGCGCGCGGACCGTCGTCGTCCTGGAGGACGTCGTCGACCACACCAACGTCGGCGCCGTGTTCAGGTCAGCGGCCGGGCTCGGCGTGGACGCCGTGCTCGTGACGCCGCGCTGCGCCGACCCCCTCTACCGCCGCAGCGTGCGCGTCAGCATGGGCACCGTCTTCCAGGTGCCGTGGACCCGCATCGACCCCTGGCCGGCCGGCATCGAGGCGCTCACGGCGGCCGGCTTCCACGTCGCAGCGCTCGCCCTGTCCGACGACTCCGTGGCCCTGCAGGACTTCGCCGCGCACCGCCCCGACAGGCTCGCCCTCCTGCTCGGCACCGAGGGCGCGGGCCTGACCCCCGCCAGCGTCGCCGCCGCCGACACCGTGGTGCGCATCCCCATGCACGGCGGGGTGGACTCCCTCAACGTCGCCGCCGCCAGCGCCGTCGCCTTCTGGGCCCTCGGCGCCGACGCGGCCGGTCCCCCGCCGGCGTAGCCCGGCACCGACGGGGCTCCTCCCTCGAGCACCGGGGCCCAGGCCCGCCGACTCCCCCAGCCGCTGCGCGCGACCGCACCGTCCTGCGCCGGAGAGCCGTGCAGATGGCGTCTTGGCCGCGATCGCCGTTCGACACCACACCCACCAGCTGCCTCGCACCGTCAAGAGACGGAGCGCGAAGGCCCGCGCCGAAGCACGAACGCTCGTCCGCCGGTGCAGCGGTGACGATCTTCGCAGGGCGGGGGCTGAGCGAGACGGACCACCGCACAGGGCATATGAGACTTGAGCACTCGGTGTGACGAGGTGGTCGGCGTCGGGCCGACGGCTGTTCGGTGAGCGGTCCCGTGTGAGACGTCCAGGGGTATCACTTCCTGATGCTCATAGGGCGGCTGCGGCGTGGGACAAGCGGTCCTAGCCCGAGGCGCTGCTCGGGACATCGTCAGCGCAGATGCCGCCCCACCAGCTGTCGTGGCCCTGCGCCTCACATCGCCTCTTTGACGCCCCTGCGGATCAGCCACCAGTTCATCGGGTAGCTCGTCAGGTAGCCGATGCACATCCCCACCGCCATGAGGAACCAGAACGCGGCGCTGTCCGGGCGCAGCGGGTCGGCGGGGAAGAGCGCGAATCGCATCACGGCCATCCACCCGAACAGGCCCACCTCGAAGGCCGTCAGGCTCAGCACGTCCGCCTTGAGCGCCTCCCACAGGCCCTCGGCCACCCCGAGGTCCCGCATCGGGGCGATGGCGAAGTACTGGAAGACCACCCCCAGGGCCAGGGCGAGCACGTAGCTCCAGAAGAACTCCGCGTACAGGTGCTCCCCGAACAGCTCCCAGCCCAGCAGGAAGACACCGGTCTCGGCGATGATGTCCCCGAGGGTGCACCCGGCTCCGCAGTGGGTCACCCCGACGGCCACCGAGGCCCAGAACGGCTTGCCGGGCATCTTCCCGCCGTTCGCCTCCGCGGCCCGAGCGGTGGAGGCGCGCCCCCAGCGGAGGTAGGCCCACACCGCCAGCGGCCCGGCGTACAGTGCTGTGACCGGCCACACCCACTCCATCACCGCCATCCGCTGGCGCCAGCCCGCCACCCGGGCGTCGTAGACGATCCACGCCGCGCAGAGGAATGCCACGGTCAGCGCCGCCCACGACAGGACGGTCAGCCATGCAGGTGCCACAGCGAACGATCGTGCGGTGAGTGTTCGGGGAGCGCATCTTCGGCACGTTGATGACATCGGGACTCATGTGCCGCATCCGCGGGCGACCTCACATCGCTGATCACCTCTGTCGGTAGGAGCGCAGCCACCTCTCATCGATGCGCCGCTTGAGGTGCAACGGCGCGCGGCCGTACCACCACCAGCGGCCGCGCACGGCCATTCCGACACCCGCGCCGAGGTCGAGGACCGCCAGCGCGCGGTGCTGGGGCCGGTACTGCGGAAGCGGCTGACCGCGCCGGCGGGCCAGGAGGCTTTTGAGTAGGACGGGCCCCTGCCGCACGCCGTGCACGCCGATGCGTGGCAGCGGCTGGGGCAGGAAGTGCGCGCAGTCGCCGGTGGCGTAGACCTCCTCATGATGAACGTGCTGGAGCGTCGCCCGCACCGGTATGCCGCGCTCGTCACCCAGACCCAGCCGGTTGAGCAGCGGCGGTGCTGCCAGCCCGGTCGCCACCAGAGCGACGTCGTGCTGACTCGTGCTCCCGTCGAGGTATGCGACCTCGGCTGCGCTCACGCGTGTGACCTGACAGCTGGTGCGCACGTCGACACCGCGCCTCTCCAGCAGCGCCGCCAGCCGCCGACGCGCCCCGTCCGGCAGGTCAGCGCCGATGGTGGGCCCGGCTTGCAGCAACCGGACCCGGGCCACGTCGGGCCGCACTGACAGGTGCGCCGCCAGCTCCAACCCCGTCGAGCCGCCTCCAAGGACGGTGACGCTGGCGCCGGACCCGTCGATGGCGCTGGGTGAGGCGCGCAGGCGGGCATCGAGGTCGCTCAGCTCCGTCAAGGGCTTGACCTTGAGCACGCCAGCGTCGACGTCGATCCCGGGGAGCGCCACGACGCTGCCGATGGCCATGCACAGCACGTCGTAGGGAAGCTGCGCCCCTTCGGAGGTCATGGCGAGCCTGCCCTGAAAATCCAGGCCGACCATGGTCCCCTCGTGCAGCTGCACCCCGTGGGAGGTGGCCAGGGCAGCCACGTCGATGCGTCCAGCTCCGGCGGGCAGGGCCCCTGCGGCTGTGGCCGATGCCATGCCGCTGTAGTGGAAGTAGCGGGGCGCCAGCAGGTGCACTCGGTAGCCCGCCGCACGCAGCACTGCTGCGCGGCGCAGGAGGTGCAGGTGGCTGTGGCCGGCGCCCACCAGCAGGACGGTGGTCACGGGCGACCACTTGCTGCTGGCCTGCGCAGGAGGCGGTAGCCCGTGATGATCCGCTGGGTGGCGCTGAGGGCCACCACCGCGGCCCAGGCCCAGGCGATCTGCTCCGCCCAGAAGGGCACCAGGCACCAGGCGGTGTGCACGAGCACGGTCTCGGTGCCTTCGGCCAAGCCGCCCAGGAAGGACAGCGACCGCCCGTCGTCGATGTGGTGGCCGGTTCGTTCGGCGATGGAGGAGAAGGCCAGGAACGTCGAGCCGTTGACGTAGTAGGTCAGCATGACCAGCAGGAACGGCAGCAGTGAGGCCCCTTCGGTGCTGACGCCCACTCCCACGCCCACGACGAAGGCGCCGTAGACGGTGAAGTCCGCGGCGATGTCCAAGAAGCCGCCGGCCTCGCTGGGGGGAACACCTCGCTGTGCGGCGTTTTCGCTGTGGAGGGCCGTGCGGCGCCGCCGGGCGAGGGGACCGTCCAGCCCGTCTGCGGCACGGGACAGCAGCCACAGCGCCAACGCGGGTGCCCACAGCCCGCCCGCGGCCGCGCCGGCGCCGACCAGCCCCAGGGCCAGACCGGCGATGGTCAGCCGGTCGGGTGTGACGTGCGGCCGGTCCAGGACACCGGCAGCGCGGCCCAGCGGGCCCTGCAGCAGTCGGCGGGCGGTGCTGTCGAGCATCAGGTGCCGTCCCGGCCGTTGGTGGACTTCGCCTGTCGAGCAGTTGGAGAACTGGGACGCGTCGCTGACAGGTCCTTCGGCCTTCGGTGGCGCCGTCGGGCCGCCACAGCGGCGACCAGGGTCAACACGACCAGGACGGCGGTGGCCGTCAGGAACGGCAGCGATGTGGGATCGGTGCCGTAGGCGCCCAGGGCCACGAAGGCCAGGGTGCCGGGAAGGATGCCCACCGCGGTGGCGAGCAGGTAGCTGCCGAAGCGCACGGCGGTGAACCCGCTGGCGTAGTTCACCGCGGTGAACGGCACCACCGGGACCAGGCGCAACCCCAGCACGGCGAACAGGCCGTGGCGCTGCACGAGGTCGTCAACGCGCGCCAGGTGCCCGCGTGTCAGCCGGGTAGCGGCATCGCGCCCCAGCAGGCGAGCCAACCAGAAAGCCATCCCCGCCCCGACCACGGCCGCCGCCCAGACGACGGCGGCACCCAGCGGCAACCCGAAGACCGCCCCTGCTGCAGCGGACATCAGGCTCTTCGGCAGCGGCGCGAGGGTCGCTGCGGCGTAGACAGCCCCGAACAGCAGCGGAGCCCATGGGCCGGAGACCAGCGCACTGTTCGAGCCGGGGCCAGCGCCAGGGCTCGAGCCGGGCAGGGGCAGGCGCGAGGCGATCACGGCCGCGGCGGCCACCAGGGCGACCAGCAGCAGAGGGCGAGCCCATGTCCGCCACGCAGACCGGACCGGACCCGGAGTGGGTGCTGCCGGCACGGCGGCTCCTTCGATGGTGGTCGGCGTGGGCCGGGTCGACCAGCGCCAGTGCGGGAAGGCCGTGGCGGTGCTGTTGTGTTCCCACACCACCACAGCTGATCACGCCGCCCGGTGTGACGGCGCCATCTTCCAGGAGGCCAGCGCAGTGCCCACCGCCCACCAGGTCCCACGGCGAGCGCTCAGGTCGAGGAAGGTGCGTGTCACGGCGCTGGTCCTTGCGTGCGCCGGCTTGCTGGCGGCCTGCGCCGGAGCCGAACCCGGCCCGCAGCCGCAGGAGTCAGCGAGCGGCGGCGGTGGAGCTCAGAGCTGGGAGCAGGTGATGGAGGAGGCCCGAGGCCAGACGGTCGACCTGTGGATGTACGGCGGGGACCAGAAGGGCAACACCTACGTCGATGAGGTCCTCGCCCCGGCGGCGGCCGAGCTCGGGGTCACCCTGCGCCGGGTGCCTGTGGCCGACACCGCCGACGCGCTCAACCGCGTGCTGTCCGAGCTGCAGGCCGGGCGCCGCGACAGCGGGAGCGTGGACCTGGTCTGGGTCAACGGGGAGAACTTCCGCAGCGGCCAGCAGGCCGGTGCCTGGCTGTGCGGGTGGACCAGCCAGCTGCCGAACATGCGCTACACCGACCCAGCCGACCCGCTGCTGAGCAGCGACTTCGGAACACCGGTCCAGGGATGTGAGGCGCCGTGGCACAAGGCCCAGTTCGTCCTGGCCTACGACTCCGCTGATGTGACCGACCCGCCCAGGTCGGTGGAGGAGCTGTTCGCCTGGGCCAGGCAGCACCCGGGCAGGTTCACCTACCCCGCGCCCCCCGACTTCACCGGCTCGGCCTTCCTGCGGCAGGCGCTGTACGCCAGCGCCGGGGGCCAGGGCGAGGTTCCGGCCGACTACGACGAGGCCGCCTTCAACGAGCTCACCCCCGCGCTGTACCAGCAGCTGCTCGACGTGGCGCCCAGTCTGTGGCGCTCTGGCCAGACCTACCCGCGTGACCTGGCCCAGCTGGAGGACCTGTACGCCTCCGACCAGGTCGACATCACCATGACCTACGGCCCGGCCACCCTGGAGGACGCCGTCGCGCGGGGCGTCTTCCCCGCATCGACCCGAGTCCTGGGCCTCGAAGGGGGCACCCTCGGCAACGCCAGCTTCCTGGCGGTCCCGGTCAACGCCGGTGACCGGGCCGCCGCCCAGGTGGTCGCCGACCTGGCGCTGTCGCCACAGCAGCAGCTGGCCAAGGCACGCCCAGAGGTGTGGGGCCAGTACACCGTCCTGGACCAGGACCGGCTGCCCGAACAGGTCCGCCAGGACTTCGCCGCCCTGCCGACCTCCCAGGTGGTGCCATCCTTCGCCGAGCTCTCCCGGGGGGCGCTGCCGGAGCTGGGTGCCGGGTGGGTCGCCCCGCTGGAGGACGGGTGGCGCACCACGGTCCTGCCCGGGCGATGAGCCGCACCCGCTCCCGCGGGCGGGCCGGGCTGCTGGTGCTGCCCGCGGTGGTCCCCACGGTGGCGGTCCTGGGGGCCGGCACCGGCGTGGCCCTGCTGCAGAGCACCGGGCTGATGCCCCTGGTCGGGGCGCCGGAGGCGACGACGGCGACGTACCGGATGCTGGCCGGGGATCGTGCCTTGCGAGACGGACTGGTCATCTCCCTGGGCGTGGCCACGGCCAGCACGGTGCTGGCGGTGGTCATCGGGGTGGGCGTGGCACTGCTGGTGCGCACCACGCGCGCCGGCGGACGCCTGCTGCACCTGGCGGCAGCAGCGACGGTGCCGGTACCCCACCTCATCGGCGCTGCCGCGGTGGGACTGCTGCTGGCCGACTCGGGCTTGCTGGCCAGGGTCCTGGGCCTCGGGCCGGACTCCTTCCCGCCCCTGGTCGCAGGACCGTGGTGGGTGGCAGTGGTGGCGGAGTACGCCTGGAAGGAGTCGGCCTTCGTCGCGCTCGTGGTGCTGGCCGCGGTCGCTGTCCACGAGCGGGAGCTGGACGAGGCTGCGGCAGTTCTGGGTGCTGGACCCTGGCAGCGGCTGCGGCGGGTCTTCCTGCCGCTGGCCGCTCCCGCCGCGACTGCGGCCGGGGGCATCGTGTTCGCCTACGTGGTGGGTTCCTACGA
The sequence above is drawn from the Quadrisphaera sp. RL12-1S genome and encodes:
- a CDS encoding chorismate mutase, which translates into the protein MSSSPVPPELAELRRSIDNLDAALVHTLAERFRCTRAVGELKARLELPAADPAREERQIARLRALATESGLDADFAEKFLTLVIEEVIRHHLHLSGSADGPGEAPSVSR
- a CDS encoding MOSC domain-containing protein, with the protein product MSGRVDGLFVYPVKGLSPQPLTSVRLEPGRAFPGDRVFALARPDGAYAPGLQRGIAKRHYYVLAQEAALAGVRTHVDGDTGVLTADAGGERLTADLTTEAGRADAAALLARVLELPDGVVPVVAREEGRRFTDMAPDSDRAMEFVSIINLASVADLGRRAGVEVDPLRFRGNVHLAGIPPWRELKLLGREFTLGGVRLRGTAITERCAATEVSPGTGERDLPVPRLLAEHCGHTYLGVYAEVLDGGTLQLGDGMQLGDISG
- a CDS encoding MFS transporter, with amino-acid sequence MPTSTDPRVAPPSGPVPAAPRPDGSGRRATWVLVITSVTQLLVVLDGTIVGVALPHAQADLGLSDSARQWVVTAYALAFGALLLLGGRVADFAGRKRTFLAGLVGFGAASVWGGLAGTGAELVLARAGQGVFAALMAPAALAILTTTFPGGPERTRAFAVFGAVSGAGAAVGLLGGGVLTDLLSWRWCLLVNVPFVLAGVVAGALLLQESRAAGERRYDVPGAVAVTAGFGLLVYGLTAFEDASRTALAVVLVAAGALLLALFVLVEHRSAHPLLPLRVVTDRVRAGALAVQALVGAVMVGAMLYLTFHLQVVLQLSPLLSGLGTLPITLAISATVPQAARMLDRLGPRRQLVVGPLVGALGVGLLTQVSVGGSYWTQVLPGLLVFGVGMGLTLVPLQNVALLGVDARDSGAASAAVTAANQLGGSVGLAVLTTAYVAVAGTTGAPERLVDGYAVVFWGGAALLVLAAVAAAVAVPRGTRVSGASDAGVPAVHV
- a CDS encoding NAD-dependent epimerase/dehydratase family protein, whose amino-acid sequence is MRIFFTGGSGKAGHHVAPFLASQGHHVTNADLTALRHADVTDLRVDLTDAGQVYSAMAGTPSGADLDGPARSTGTASAYDAVVHYAAIPSEFIAPDATTFATNTTAHYNVLEAATRLGIRKVVFASSETTYGICFAQGERKPLYVPVDEEHPVVPEDSYAMSKVAGEVVSRSFQARSGADVYGLRINNVIEPHEYAEKFPAFLADPSLRRRNVFAYIDTRDLGQMTLRALETDGLGFQVFNVANADMSVAATTQEVIERFYSGVEVRREMGRDETFYSIDKARELLGYAPQHSWRDVLADPRAGA
- a CDS encoding TrmH family RNA methyltransferase; this encodes MIHLDSPDDPRLVDYTGLTDVALRRVREPAEGLFIAESSQVIRRALHAGHRPRSLLTAPRWLPDLTDVLSACEDADAEVFVAEEPVLEAITGFHVHRGAIASMHRPAPAPVADLLRGARTVVVLEDVVDHTNVGAVFRSAAGLGVDAVLVTPRCADPLYRRSVRVSMGTVFQVPWTRIDPWPAGIEALTAAGFHVAALALSDDSVALQDFAAHRPDRLALLLGTEGAGLTPASVAAADTVVRIPMHGGVDSLNVAAASAVAFWALGADAAGPPPA
- a CDS encoding DUF4396 domain-containing protein yields the protein MAPAWLTVLSWAALTVAFLCAAWIVYDARVAGWRQRMAVMEWVWPVTALYAGPLAVWAYLRWGRASTARAAEANGGKMPGKPFWASVAVGVTHCGAGCTLGDIIAETGVFLLGWELFGEHLYAEFFWSYVLALALGVVFQYFAIAPMRDLGVAEGLWEALKADVLSLTAFEVGLFGWMAVMRFALFPADPLRPDSAAFWFLMAVGMCIGYLTSYPMNWWLIRRGVKEAM
- a CDS encoding NAD(P)/FAD-dependent oxidoreductase, which translates into the protein MTTVLLVGAGHSHLHLLRRAAVLRAAGYRVHLLAPRYFHYSGMASATAAGALPAGAGRIDVAALATSHGVQLHEGTMVGLDFQGRLAMTSEGAQLPYDVLCMAIGSVVALPGIDVDAGVLKVKPLTELSDLDARLRASPSAIDGSGASVTVLGGGSTGLELAAHLSVRPDVARVRLLQAGPTIGADLPDGARRRLAALLERRGVDVRTSCQVTRVSAAEVAYLDGSTSQHDVALVATGLAAPPLLNRLGLGDERGIPVRATLQHVHHEEVYATGDCAHFLPQPLPRIGVHGVRQGPVLLKSLLARRRGQPLPQYRPQHRALAVLDLGAGVGMAVRGRWWWYGRAPLHLKRRIDERWLRSYRQR
- a CDS encoding CDP-alcohol phosphatidyltransferase family protein; the protein is MLDSTARRLLQGPLGRAAGVLDRPHVTPDRLTIAGLALGLVGAGAAAGGLWAPALALWLLSRAADGLDGPLARRRRTALHSENAAQRGVPPSEAGGFLDIAADFTVYGAFVVGVGVGVSTEGASLLPFLLVMLTYYVNGSTFLAFSSIAERTGHHIDDGRSLSFLGGLAEGTETVLVHTAWCLVPFWAEQIAWAWAAVVALSATQRIITGYRLLRRPAASGRP
- a CDS encoding TVP38/TMEM64 family protein, with the translated sequence MAAAAVIASRLPLPGSSPGAGPGSNSALVSGPWAPLLFGAVYAAATLAPLPKSLMSAAAGAVFGLPLGAAVVWAAAVVGAGMAFWLARLLGRDAATRLTRGHLARVDDLVQRHGLFAVLGLRLVPVVPFTAVNYASGFTAVRFGSYLLATAVGILPGTLAFVALGAYGTDPTSLPFLTATAVLVVLTLVAAVAARRRHRRPKDLSATRPSSPTARQAKSTNGRDGT
- a CDS encoding ABC transporter substrate-binding protein gives rise to the protein MRVTALVLACAGLLAACAGAEPGPQPQESASGGGGAQSWEQVMEEARGQTVDLWMYGGDQKGNTYVDEVLAPAAAELGVTLRRVPVADTADALNRVLSELQAGRRDSGSVDLVWVNGENFRSGQQAGAWLCGWTSQLPNMRYTDPADPLLSSDFGTPVQGCEAPWHKAQFVLAYDSADVTDPPRSVEELFAWARQHPGRFTYPAPPDFTGSAFLRQALYASAGGQGEVPADYDEAAFNELTPALYQQLLDVAPSLWRSGQTYPRDLAQLEDLYASDQVDITMTYGPATLEDAVARGVFPASTRVLGLEGGTLGNASFLAVPVNAGDRAAAQVVADLALSPQQQLAKARPEVWGQYTVLDQDRLPEQVRQDFAALPTSQVVPSFAELSRGALPELGAGWVAPLEDGWRTTVLPGR
- a CDS encoding ABC transporter permease subunit, translated to MSRTRSRGRAGLLVLPAVVPTVAVLGAGTGVALLQSTGLMPLVGAPEATTATYRMLAGDRALRDGLVISLGVATASTVLAVVIGVGVALLVRTTRAGGRLLHLAAAATVPVPHLIGAAAVGLLLADSGLLARVLGLGPDSFPPLVAGPWWVAVVAEYAWKESAFVALVVLAAVAVHERELDEAAAVLGAGPWQRLRRVFLPLAAPAATAAGGIVFAYVVGSYEVAWLLGRTYPEPLPVLAYRLYSDVDLASRQEAMAVALMTTALSVTALVVTAALLRRSAAVRSGDLV